A DNA window from Brenneria izadpanahii contains the following coding sequences:
- a CDS encoding SDR family oxidoreductase encodes MDLNEKKQSVDKKTALPQTAKHPSTAYPQPPFERQPQDAPGLASKMKPLPDHGEKSYRGSGRLNGRKALITGGDSGIGRAVAIAYAREGADVAINYLPEEEPDAQEVIALIRAEGRTAVAIPGDIRTEAFCQRLVKEAAEKLGGLDILVNNAGRQQYAESIEDLSTEAFDATFKTNVYAPFWISKAAMAYLKAGSVIINSSSVQAFDPSAILLDYAQTKACNVAFTKALAKQVAKKGIRVNAVAPGPYWTPLQSSGGQPMDMVMKFGESTPLGRPGQPVEIAPLYVTLASSENSFTSGQVWCSDGGTGAA; translated from the coding sequence ATGGATTTGAATGAAAAAAAACAGTCTGTAGATAAGAAAACCGCACTGCCACAGACAGCAAAACATCCGTCGACGGCGTATCCGCAGCCCCCTTTTGAACGTCAGCCGCAGGATGCGCCGGGGCTTGCCAGCAAAATGAAGCCGCTTCCCGATCACGGCGAAAAAAGTTACCGGGGAAGCGGGCGGCTTAATGGCCGTAAGGCGCTAATCACCGGCGGGGATTCGGGAATAGGGCGCGCCGTTGCCATCGCTTACGCCAGGGAAGGAGCGGATGTTGCGATTAACTATCTGCCGGAAGAGGAACCTGACGCGCAGGAAGTCATTGCGCTGATCCGCGCCGAAGGACGAACAGCGGTCGCGATCCCCGGCGATATTCGGACGGAGGCTTTCTGCCAACGTTTAGTCAAGGAAGCGGCGGAAAAACTGGGAGGGCTGGATATCCTGGTGAACAATGCCGGTCGGCAGCAGTATGCCGAATCCATTGAAGATCTGTCGACGGAAGCCTTTGATGCGACGTTTAAGACCAATGTTTATGCGCCATTCTGGATCTCGAAAGCCGCAATGGCCTATTTGAAAGCGGGTTCCGTCATTATTAATTCGTCATCCGTACAGGCCTTCGATCCCAGTGCGATCCTGCTGGATTATGCCCAGACCAAAGCTTGCAATGTTGCTTTTACCAAAGCGCTGGCCAAGCAGGTCGCCAAAAAAGGGATTCGCGTTAACGCGGTGGCGCCGGGGCCTTATTGGACGCCGTTACAGTCGAGCGGCGGGCAGCCGATGGATATGGTGATGAAATTCGGTGAAAGTACGCCGCTGGGCCGACCTGGGCAGCCCGTGGAGATCGCGCCGCTGTACGTGACGCTGGCGTCGTCGGAAAACAGTTTCACATCGGGACAGGTATGGTGTTCAGATGGCGGGACAGGCGCTGCCTGA
- a CDS encoding LysE family translocator, whose protein sequence is MFETSLFVATIATLGMLSPGPDFFLVIKNSVRYPRLAALMTSFGVICGVATHMAYCVAGLAVVITTTPWLFNLLKYAGAAYLIWVGIQALLSRGGSKMNVSHLSPQRVSLKKAFLQGYLCNLLNPKATLFFLAVFTQVLSINSGVGEKLWYAAIIWGLSVIWWPLLVVLFQSSLVRRGLEKAQKLVDKLLGTVLIALGIKVALS, encoded by the coding sequence ATGTTCGAAACATCGCTGTTTGTCGCCACCATTGCCACGTTGGGAATGCTTTCTCCCGGTCCCGACTTTTTTCTGGTGATCAAAAATTCGGTTCGCTATCCGCGTCTCGCCGCACTGATGACGTCGTTTGGCGTAATTTGCGGCGTAGCCACCCATATGGCGTACTGCGTAGCCGGGCTGGCCGTCGTCATCACCACCACGCCATGGCTGTTTAATCTGCTGAAATACGCCGGCGCCGCTTATCTGATATGGGTAGGAATTCAGGCGCTGCTGTCTCGCGGCGGCAGTAAAATGAATGTTTCTCATTTGTCGCCGCAGCGCGTCAGCCTGAAAAAAGCGTTTTTACAAGGCTACCTATGTAATCTGCTTAATCCGAAGGCGACTCTGTTCTTCCTGGCCGTATTTACTCAGGTATTAAGCATCAATTCCGGCGTCGGCGAAAAGCTGTGGTACGCCGCGATCATTTGGGGGCTGTCTGTTATCTGGTGGCCGTTGCTGGTGGTGCTTTTCCAGAGTTCCCTGGTACGCAGAGGTCTGGAAAAGGCGCAAAAACTGGTGGATAAATTGCTGGGGACGGTTTTGATTGCGCTCGGTATCAAGGTTGCGCTGAGTTAA
- a CDS encoding threonine/serine ThrE exporter family protein, producing MVSETTQQREITRLCIQCALLLLQHGAESMVVEKLSSRLGVALGVDSVETSISANAIVLTTIMQGNCLTSTRNNVDRGINMHVVTEVQHVVIMAEHKLLDVEGVGKRFAHITPLRYPRWLMVSIVALSCGCFSRLNGGGWDAFMVTMIASGLAMYVKQILTARKLNPLINFCMTAFVATSASGLLMKLPIFQQASTVAMAASVLLLVPGFPLINAVADMFKGHVNTGLARWMVASLLTLSTCIGVVMALALWGLRGWA from the coding sequence ATGGTCAGTGAAACAACACAGCAAAGGGAGATAACCCGGTTGTGTATTCAGTGCGCGCTTTTGCTGTTGCAGCATGGCGCGGAAAGTATGGTTGTGGAAAAGTTATCTTCTCGGCTCGGCGTGGCGCTGGGGGTTGATAGTGTTGAAACTTCAATCTCAGCCAACGCCATTGTACTAACCACGATAATGCAGGGAAATTGCCTTACATCCACGCGAAATAATGTCGATCGCGGCATCAATATGCATGTGGTGACCGAGGTGCAGCATGTGGTGATTATGGCCGAACATAAATTGCTGGATGTGGAAGGCGTGGGAAAACGTTTCGCCCATATCACGCCGTTGCGCTATCCGCGTTGGTTGATGGTGTCGATAGTGGCGCTCTCCTGCGGCTGTTTCAGCCGGTTGAATGGCGGCGGTTGGGATGCCTTTATGGTGACGATGATCGCCAGCGGACTGGCGATGTATGTCAAACAGATCTTGACCGCGCGCAAGCTTAATCCGCTGATTAACTTTTGTATGACGGCCTTCGTGGCGACCTCGGCCTCCGGGCTCCTGATGAAACTTCCCATATTCCAGCAGGCGTCCACGGTGGCGATGGCGGCCAGCGTGCTGCTGCTGGTTCCCGGTTTCCCGCTGATCAATGCGGTGGCCGATATGTTCAAGGGCCACGTCAATACCGGGTTGGCCCGTTGGATGGTCGCGAGTCTGTTGACGCTGTCGACCTGCATTGGCGTCGTGATGGCGTTAGCGCTGTGGGGGTTACGCGGATGGGCTTAA
- a CDS encoding threonine/serine exporter has protein sequence MGLSLLWALLQDMALAAVPALGFAMVFNVPVKALRYCAALGALGHGVRFIAMYFGLNIEWASFLAAITIGIIGIRWSRWLLAHPKVFTVAAVIPMFPGISAYTAMISVVEISHLGYSEELMNILMTNFLKASFIVGALSIGLSLPGIWLYRKRPGV, from the coding sequence ATGGGCTTAAGTCTATTGTGGGCGCTGTTGCAGGATATGGCTCTGGCAGCCGTTCCGGCACTGGGATTCGCCATGGTGTTCAACGTTCCGGTCAAAGCGTTGCGTTATTGCGCGGCCCTTGGCGCGTTGGGCCATGGCGTGCGATTTATCGCCATGTATTTCGGTTTGAATATCGAATGGGCGTCTTTTCTGGCGGCGATTACTATTGGAATCATCGGCATTCGCTGGTCGCGCTGGCTGCTGGCGCATCCCAAGGTTTTTACCGTCGCCGCGGTTATTCCTATGTTCCCGGGGATCTCCGCCTATACCGCGATGATTTCCGTGGTGGAAATTTCTCATCTTGGCTACAGCGAAGAATTGATGAATATCCTGATGACCAATTTTCTGAAAGCCAGTTTTATCGTCGGCGCGCTGTCTATCGGACTGTCGCTGCCGGGGATATGGTTATATCGTAAGCGCCCCGGCGTGTAG
- the folA gene encoding type 3 dihydrofolate reductase — MVISLIAALAVDRVIGMENAMPWHLPADLAWFKRNTFGKPIVMGRNTFRSIGQPLPGRLNIVVSSHPGDDERVTWVSSLDEAIAAAGDVEEVMVIGGGSIYQQMLPLANRLYLTHIDVEVEGDTHFPDYEPDEWRSTFSEFHDADEHNSHSYCFEILERN, encoded by the coding sequence ATGGTTATTAGTTTGATTGCCGCATTGGCGGTAGATCGCGTTATCGGCATGGAAAATGCCATGCCGTGGCACTTACCGGCGGATTTGGCATGGTTTAAACGTAATACATTCGGTAAGCCGATCGTCATGGGCCGCAATACTTTCCGCTCTATCGGCCAGCCGCTGCCCGGCAGGCTGAATATTGTCGTCAGCAGTCATCCGGGCGATGATGAGCGCGTCACCTGGGTCTCTTCGCTGGATGAGGCGATTGCGGCGGCCGGCGACGTGGAAGAGGTGATGGTGATTGGCGGCGGAAGCATTTACCAGCAGATGTTGCCCCTGGCTAACCGCCTGTATCTGACCCACATCGACGTGGAGGTGGAAGGCGATACGCATTTCCCGGATTATGAACCTGACGAGTGGAGGTCCACTTTCAGCGAGTTTCATGATGCGGATGAGCACAATTCTCATAGCTACTGCTTTGAGATTCTTGAAAGAAATTGA
- the apaG gene encoding Co2+/Mg2+ efflux protein ApaG, with the protein MINAPRVCVQVQSFYVESQSQPDEERFVFAYTITVRNLGRHEVKLCGRYWLITNANGRQTEVQGEGVVGEQPVIQPGSEFQYTSGTILETPLGTMEGHYQMLDHQGNDFQVSIPVFRLAIPSLIH; encoded by the coding sequence ATGATTAATGCCCCCCGCGTTTGTGTACAGGTTCAGAGTTTCTATGTTGAGTCTCAGTCACAGCCCGATGAAGAACGTTTCGTATTCGCTTATACGATTACTGTCCGCAATCTGGGGCGGCATGAAGTAAAACTTTGCGGTCGTTACTGGTTGATTACCAACGCGAATGGACGCCAGACCGAAGTTCAGGGCGAAGGCGTTGTTGGCGAACAGCCGGTTATACAGCCGGGAAGCGAATTCCAGTACACCAGCGGCACGATATTGGAAACCCCATTAGGTACGATGGAAGGACATTACCAGATGCTCGATCATCAGGGTAATGATTTTCAAGTCAGTATCCCCGTATTCCGTTTGGCGATCCCCTCACTGATACACTAA
- the rsmA gene encoding 16S rRNA (adenine(1518)-N(6)/adenine(1519)-N(6))-dimethyltransferase RsmA — MNNRVHQGHFARKRFGQNFLSDRFVIDSIVSAIHPQPGQAIVEIGPGLGALTEPVGERMDRFTVIELDRDLAARLESHPTLKDKLTIIQQDAMTVDFSALAELAGQPLRVFGNLPYNISTPLMFHLFSYTQAIRDMHFMLQKEVVNRLVAGPNSKAYGRLSVMAQYYCQVIPVLEVPPTAFKPAPKVDSAVVRLVPYAQVPYPVNDIRVLGRLTTEAFNQRRKTLRNSLGNLFTPEQLAELDIDSSCRAENVTVEQYCRLANWLTEHPAAAQE, encoded by the coding sequence ATGAATAATCGAGTACACCAAGGTCACTTCGCCCGTAAACGTTTTGGGCAAAACTTTTTGAGCGATCGTTTCGTGATCGACAGCATTGTTTCCGCCATTCATCCGCAACCTGGCCAGGCTATCGTCGAGATCGGCCCCGGCCTGGGCGCTTTGACCGAACCGGTCGGCGAGCGTATGGATCGCTTTACGGTGATCGAGCTGGATCGCGATCTGGCCGCAAGACTGGAGAGCCATCCGACGCTGAAAGATAAGCTGACCATTATCCAGCAGGATGCGATGACGGTGGATTTTTCGGCATTGGCCGAGCTGGCCGGGCAACCCCTGCGCGTCTTTGGCAATCTGCCTTATAATATTTCAACGCCGCTGATGTTCCATTTGTTCAGCTATACTCAGGCTATCCGCGACATGCATTTTATGTTGCAAAAGGAAGTAGTTAACCGTCTGGTCGCCGGCCCGAACAGCAAGGCCTATGGCCGCTTAAGCGTCATGGCCCAATATTACTGTCAGGTGATCCCGGTGCTGGAAGTACCGCCTACCGCGTTCAAACCGGCGCCGAAAGTCGATTCCGCCGTTGTCCGGTTGGTTCCTTACGCCCAGGTTCCATATCCGGTAAATGACATCCGCGTATTAGGCCGGCTTACGACCGAGGCGTTCAATCAACGTCGTAAAACGCTGCGCAACAGCCTGGGTAATCTCTTTACGCCGGAACAGCTAGCCGAGTTGGATATCGACTCAAGCTGCCGGGCCGAAAATGTTACGGTTGAGCAATACTGCCGGTTGGCAAACTGGCTGACCGAGCATCCTGCCGCTGCACAGGAATAA
- the pdxA gene encoding 4-hydroxythreonine-4-phosphate dehydrogenase PdxA produces MQTESGTQRVVITPGEPAGIGPDLVITLAQQSWPVELVVCADPDLLLSRALQLHLPLTLQYYQPGQPARPQQAGSLTVLSIPTRATTVAGQLNVSNSAYVVETLARACDGCLNGEFAALITGPVHKGIINDAGVPFSGHTEFFADRSHCKRVVMMLATEELRVALATTHLPLADVSAAITRQCLHEVITILHHDLQTKFGIEQPQIYVCGLNPHAGEGGHMGREELDVITPALDELRQQGIALIGPLPADTLFQPKYLQHADAVLAMYHDQGLPVLKYQGFGRAVNITLGLPFIRTSVDHGTALELAAAGTADAGSFITALNLAIKMTQHINE; encoded by the coding sequence ATGCAAACTGAAAGCGGTACGCAGCGTGTTGTGATTACTCCCGGCGAACCCGCCGGGATCGGCCCGGATCTGGTAATTACGCTGGCGCAGCAGTCGTGGCCGGTTGAATTGGTGGTGTGCGCCGATCCCGACCTGCTGCTGAGCCGCGCGCTGCAACTGCATTTGCCGCTGACGTTGCAATACTACCAGCCAGGGCAGCCCGCCCGTCCCCAACAGGCGGGGAGTTTGACGGTACTGTCGATCCCCACCCGGGCGACCACGGTGGCCGGTCAGCTTAACGTCAGCAACAGCGCCTATGTCGTCGAGACGTTGGCGCGGGCGTGCGACGGCTGCCTGAACGGAGAATTCGCCGCCCTGATTACCGGACCGGTGCACAAAGGCATCATTAACGATGCCGGCGTGCCGTTCAGCGGGCACACCGAATTTTTTGCCGATCGCAGTCACTGCAAACGCGTTGTCATGATGCTGGCGACCGAAGAGTTACGGGTGGCGTTGGCGACCACCCATCTGCCGCTTGCTGACGTCTCCGCCGCCATTACCCGGCAATGCCTGCATGAAGTCATTACCATTCTGCATCACGATCTGCAGACCAAATTCGGCATCGAACAACCGCAAATCTACGTTTGCGGTTTGAACCCCCACGCGGGCGAAGGCGGCCATATGGGGCGTGAAGAGCTGGATGTCATCACGCCCGCGCTGGACGAACTACGCCAGCAGGGTATCGCCCTTATTGGTCCGTTACCCGCAGATACGCTGTTTCAGCCGAAGTACCTGCAACACGCTGACGCGGTATTGGCGATGTATCACGATCAGGGCCTGCCGGTTCTGAAATATCAGGGATTCGGCCGGGCGGTAAATATTACCCTGGGGCTGCCGTTCATTCGCACCTCGGTCGATCACGGCACCGCCTTGGAACTGGCCGCCGCCGGCACCGCCGATGCCGGCAGCTTTATCACGGCATTAAATCTTGCCATTAAAATGACGCAACACATTAATGAATAA
- the surA gene encoding peptidylprolyl isomerase SurA — translation MNNWRTLIFGLALTASTAFAAPQVVDKVAAVVDNSVVLESDVNSLFQSVKLNAQHAGQQLPDDATLRHQIIDRLVMDNIVLQMAQKMGIQVTDEQLDQAISNIAAQNRMSLNDLKSQLAYEGLNYNTYRQQIRKEMLIAEVRNNEVRRRVSVLPQEVDALAKQIANQTGEDDELNLSHILIPLPENPSQQQVDEAENLAASLVKQLNEGADFGKLAIAYSADSQALNGGQMGWGKLQEIPTLFAERLMQVQKGQIVGPIRSGVGFHILRVNDIRGGDQTVSVTEFHARHILLRPSVVMTDSQAQAKLEEVAQQIKNGSADFVSQAKQLSQDPGSANQGGDLGWASPDMYDPAFRDALLKLKKGEISQPVHSSFGWHLIQLLDTRQVDKTDAAQKERAYRMLFNRKFAEEAQTWMQEQRAAAYVKILDGAND, via the coding sequence ATGAATAACTGGAGAACGCTTATTTTCGGATTGGCACTAACGGCCTCTACCGCGTTCGCAGCACCACAGGTGGTTGATAAAGTCGCAGCAGTGGTAGATAACAGCGTTGTACTGGAAAGCGACGTAAACAGTCTATTTCAGTCCGTCAAGCTGAATGCGCAACATGCCGGTCAGCAATTACCGGACGATGCCACGTTACGTCACCAGATCATCGATCGTCTGGTTATGGATAACATCGTTCTGCAAATGGCGCAAAAAATGGGTATCCAGGTTACAGACGAACAACTGGATCAAGCCATCAGCAATATCGCGGCGCAAAACCGCATGTCGCTTAACGATTTAAAAAGCCAGCTGGCTTATGAAGGTCTTAACTACAACACCTATCGCCAGCAGATCCGTAAAGAAATGCTGATCGCCGAGGTGCGTAATAACGAGGTTCGCCGCCGCGTTAGCGTGCTGCCGCAGGAAGTCGATGCGCTGGCGAAACAGATTGCCAACCAAACCGGCGAAGACGACGAACTGAACTTAAGCCATATTCTCATTCCGCTACCGGAAAATCCCAGCCAGCAACAGGTGGACGAAGCTGAAAATCTGGCGGCATCCTTGGTGAAACAGCTCAACGAAGGCGCCGATTTCGGCAAGCTGGCCATCGCCTATTCCGCCGATTCCCAGGCCTTGAACGGCGGACAAATGGGATGGGGTAAATTGCAAGAGATCCCGACGCTGTTTGCTGAAAGGCTGATGCAGGTCCAGAAAGGACAAATTGTCGGGCCTATTCGTTCCGGCGTCGGTTTCCATATTCTGCGCGTCAACGATATTCGCGGCGGCGATCAAACCGTGTCCGTCACCGAATTTCATGCCCGCCACATTCTGCTGAGACCATCAGTGGTGATGACGGACAGCCAGGCGCAGGCGAAACTGGAAGAAGTCGCCCAGCAGATTAAAAACGGCAGCGCCGATTTTGTTTCTCAGGCCAAACAGCTGTCGCAGGATCCCGGCTCCGCCAATCAGGGCGGCGATTTGGGTTGGGCGTCTCCCGACATGTACGATCCGGCTTTCCGTGACGCGCTGCTGAAACTGAAAAAAGGCGAAATCAGCCAACCGGTGCACTCTTCTTTCGGCTGGCACCTGATTCAGTTGTTGGATACTCGTCAGGTTGATAAAACCGATGCCGCGCAGAAAGAACGCGCGTACCGGATGCTATTTAACCGGAAATTCGCCGAGGAAGCGCAAACCTGGATGCAGGAACAGCGGGCCGCGGCCTACGTTAAAATCCTTGATGGCGCAAATGACTAA
- the lptD gene encoding LPS assembly protein LptD: MKKSFPTLLATLVWSALYSQQSLADLAEQCMLGVPMYNRPLVTGEPNQLPVHIQADKTEADYPQNARFLGNVNIEQGNSILTAEHVELNQIESGDQNTPTRTVTATGNVHYDDNQVILKGPKAWSNLNTKDTDVYEGDYQMVGRQGRGAADKMKIRDNNRYTILENGSFTSCLPGDNSWSVVGSEVIQDREEQVAEIWNARFKIGNVPVFYSPYLQLPIGDKRRSGFLIPNAKYGSSNGFELITPYYWNIAPNFDATITPHLQTKRGMQWQNEFRYLTSPGRGTIELDWLPSDNKYAKDYPDDDNATRWLFYWGHNGVMDQVWRFNADYTKVSDDRYFTDLDSTYGSTTDGYATQKFSLGYANQNWNTTLSTKQFQVFSSANSRDVYRAEPQLDINYYQNDIGPFDMQLYGQAVKFTNINANRPEATRLHFEPSLNLPLSNRWGSLNTEAKLLATHYQQTKIDRYQADASVTDSAKNDLKSSVNRVMPQFKVDGKMVFEREMNWSQGYTQTLEPRAQYLYVPYRNQSSIHTYDSTLLQSDYSGLFRDRSYSGLDRIASANQIATGVTSRIYDDALVERFNASVGQIYYFDRPRTGDSNMTLDQNNDNGSMVWAGDSYLRVDDNWGLRGGLQYDARINEVALGDAVVEYRKDAERLVQLNYRYASPQYIRAMLPNVQNPGFQQGISQVGVMASWPIADRWAVVGAYYYDTKANQPANQLIGVQYNTCCWAVSIGYERKITDWNSATANSVYDNKVSFNIELRGLSNNYSLGSEKMLRSGILPYQRAF, encoded by the coding sequence ATGAAAAAAAGTTTCCCAACTCTGCTGGCCACTTTGGTTTGGTCGGCGCTATACAGTCAACAATCGCTGGCCGATCTCGCCGAACAGTGCATGCTGGGCGTACCCATGTACAACAGGCCGCTGGTAACGGGCGAGCCAAATCAATTGCCCGTTCATATTCAGGCCGATAAAACCGAAGCCGACTATCCGCAGAACGCCCGCTTCCTCGGCAATGTGAATATCGAACAGGGCAACAGCATCCTGACCGCCGAGCATGTGGAACTTAACCAGATCGAATCCGGCGATCAAAACACGCCCACCCGCACCGTGACCGCCACCGGCAATGTGCACTATGATGATAACCAAGTCATCCTGAAAGGTCCGAAAGCCTGGTCGAACCTCAATACCAAAGATACCGATGTGTATGAAGGCGACTATCAGATGGTCGGCCGTCAAGGGCGCGGCGCGGCCGACAAAATGAAAATACGCGATAACAACCGCTATACCATTTTGGAAAACGGCTCCTTCACATCCTGCCTGCCGGGAGATAATAGCTGGAGCGTCGTTGGTTCGGAAGTGATTCAGGATCGTGAAGAGCAGGTTGCCGAAATCTGGAATGCCCGCTTCAAGATCGGCAATGTCCCGGTTTTCTACAGCCCTTATCTGCAATTGCCCATTGGCGACAAGCGGCGCTCGGGTTTCCTGATCCCCAACGCCAAATACGGCAGCAGCAACGGCTTTGAGCTCATCACCCCTTACTACTGGAATATCGCCCCGAACTTCGACGCCACGATTACGCCGCACCTGCAAACCAAACGCGGCATGCAATGGCAGAACGAATTCCGTTACCTGACTTCCCCTGGCCGCGGGACAATAGAACTTGACTGGCTTCCCAGCGACAATAAATACGCCAAAGACTACCCGGACGACGATAACGCCACCCGCTGGCTGTTCTATTGGGGGCATAACGGCGTCATGGATCAGGTGTGGCGTTTCAACGCCGACTATACCAAAGTCAGCGACGATCGCTACTTCACCGATCTGGACTCCACTTACGGTTCGACCACGGACGGTTACGCCACGCAGAAATTCAGTCTGGGTTATGCCAACCAAAATTGGAACACCACGCTATCCACCAAACAGTTCCAGGTATTTTCCAGCGCAAACAGCCGGGACGTCTACCGCGCCGAACCGCAGCTCGATATCAATTATTATCAGAATGATATCGGCCCGTTTGATATGCAGCTTTATGGTCAGGCGGTAAAATTCACCAATATTAACGCTAACCGGCCGGAAGCGACGCGTCTGCATTTTGAACCCTCGTTAAACCTGCCGCTCTCCAACCGCTGGGGCAGCCTGAACACCGAAGCCAAGCTGTTGGCGACGCATTATCAACAGACCAAAATCGATCGTTATCAGGCCGATGCCTCGGTCACCGACAGCGCCAAAAACGATCTGAAAAGCTCGGTAAACCGCGTGATGCCGCAGTTCAAAGTGGACGGCAAGATGGTGTTCGAGCGTGAAATGAACTGGTCGCAAGGCTATACCCAGACGCTGGAACCGCGGGCGCAGTACCTGTATGTGCCATATCGCAATCAAAGCAGCATTCATACCTATGATTCGACATTGTTGCAGTCCGACTACTCGGGGCTGTTCCGCGACCGTAGCTACAGCGGCCTGGATCGCATTGCTTCCGCCAACCAAATCGCAACCGGGGTAACATCCCGCATTTATGATGATGCATTGGTTGAACGTTTTAATGCCTCCGTAGGTCAAATCTATTACTTTGATCGCCCCCGTACCGGCGACAGTAATATGACGCTCGACCAAAACAATGATAACGGCAGCATGGTATGGGCCGGGGATTCTTATCTGAGGGTTGACGACAATTGGGGTCTACGGGGAGGATTGCAGTACGACGCCCGTATCAACGAAGTGGCGTTGGGTGATGCCGTGGTGGAATACCGTAAAGACGCGGAGCGTCTGGTACAGTTAAACTACCGCTACGCCAGCCCCCAATATATTCGCGCAATGTTGCCAAACGTGCAGAACCCCGGTTTTCAGCAGGGGATCTCTCAGGTGGGCGTTATGGCCAGTTGGCCTATCGCCGACCGTTGGGCCGTTGTGGGCGCCTATTACTATGACACCAAAGCCAATCAGCCGGCTAACCAGTTGATTGGCGTGCAATACAACACCTGCTGTTGGGCAGTCAGCATCGGCTATGAACGTAAGATCACCGACTGGAATAGCGCCACCGCCAACAGCGTGTACGATAATAAGGTGTCGTTTAATATCGAGTTACGTGGTTTAAGCAATAACTACAGTCTGGGCTCCGAAAAAATGCTGCGTTCAGGCATTTTGCCTTACCAACGTGCGTTCTGA
- the djlA gene encoding co-chaperone DjlA — protein sequence MRYWGKMLGLILGIMSNGGIWGILMGLLMGHWVDKARALRRRNFFSAQSTRQSLFFLTTFQAMGHLTKSKGRVTEADIRIATKIMDRLELFGEARTAAQQAFREGKASHFPLRLKLRKLRDACLGRFDLIKMFLDIQLQVALVDGALHPNERRLLYVIADELGVSREQFEFFLRSMEGSANRSESGAKQGGKSYQRRSQSSGGHSYGGHRQPAAPRGPTLESACRTLGVSRSDDATTIKRAYRKLMSEHHPDKLAAKGLSPRMMEMAKRKAQDIQAAYELLKNVNQFK from the coding sequence ATGCGGTATTGGGGAAAGATGCTGGGGCTTATCCTGGGGATAATGTCTAACGGCGGCATCTGGGGAATACTTATGGGATTGCTGATGGGCCACTGGGTCGACAAGGCCAGGGCATTGCGTCGCCGCAACTTTTTTTCCGCCCAGTCCACCCGCCAGTCGCTGTTTTTCCTCACCACTTTTCAGGCGATGGGGCATCTAACCAAATCCAAGGGACGGGTAACGGAAGCCGATATCCGCATCGCGACCAAAATCATGGATCGGCTGGAGCTGTTTGGCGAAGCGAGAACGGCGGCGCAACAGGCGTTTCGCGAAGGCAAAGCCAGCCATTTCCCATTGCGTCTTAAGCTGCGGAAATTGCGTGATGCCTGCCTCGGCCGTTTTGATTTAATTAAGATGTTTCTGGATATTCAACTCCAGGTCGCGCTTGTCGACGGGGCGCTTCATCCGAACGAAAGACGTTTGCTGTATGTCATCGCCGACGAACTTGGCGTGAGCCGCGAGCAGTTCGAGTTTTTTCTGCGCTCGATGGAGGGCTCCGCCAATCGGTCCGAATCCGGCGCCAAGCAAGGCGGGAAGTCTTATCAGCGCCGCAGCCAGTCGTCTGGCGGCCACTCTTACGGCGGTCATCGGCAGCCGGCCGCGCCGCGCGGGCCGACGCTGGAAAGCGCCTGCCGTACGCTGGGCGTCAGCCGCAGCGATGATGCGACGACGATTAAACGCGCCTACCGTAAGCTGATGAGCGAGCATCACCCAGACAAACTGGCGGCGAAAGGGCTATCGCCCCGAATGATGGAAATGGCGAAACGCAAGGCGCAGGATATTCAGGCCGCCTACGAATTGCTTAAAAACGTCAATCAATTTAAATAG